One Streptomyces lincolnensis genomic region harbors:
- a CDS encoding ATP-binding cassette domain-containing protein, whose amino-acid sequence MTDTPARVTGTSSAAPAATQSAASASQVVSPLVEITGLHKSFGAVQALQGVDLKLAPGEVTALLGDNGAGKSTLVRCLTGVHPQDAGEIRFRGEQVRFHSPDDARQLGIETVYQTLGLIEDLPVWQNLYLNHELTSGFGPFRVLDKKSMIAQSSDILSRLDVNVPNVRATVRRMSGGQRQCIAIARAANWGRTLVIMDEPTAALGVRETAAVEELIARLREASVTVLLISHDMAQVLRVADTAYVLRRGRTAARRTVSATTGDELVGLITGAVQGDAHA is encoded by the coding sequence ATGACGGACACTCCGGCCCGTGTGACGGGCACATCCTCCGCCGCCCCGGCCGCCACCCAGAGCGCCGCCTCGGCCAGTCAGGTCGTCTCGCCGCTCGTGGAGATCACCGGGCTGCACAAGTCCTTCGGCGCGGTCCAGGCGCTCCAGGGCGTGGACCTGAAGCTGGCCCCCGGCGAGGTCACCGCGCTCCTCGGCGACAACGGCGCGGGCAAGTCCACGCTGGTGCGCTGTCTGACCGGTGTGCACCCGCAGGACGCGGGCGAGATCCGCTTCCGGGGCGAGCAGGTTCGGTTCCACTCCCCCGACGACGCCCGGCAGTTGGGCATCGAGACGGTGTACCAGACCCTCGGCCTCATCGAGGACCTCCCGGTCTGGCAGAACCTCTACCTCAACCACGAGCTGACCAGCGGCTTCGGCCCGTTCCGGGTGCTGGACAAGAAGTCCATGATCGCCCAGAGCAGCGACATCCTGTCCCGGCTGGACGTGAACGTGCCGAACGTACGGGCCACCGTGCGGCGGATGTCGGGCGGTCAGCGGCAGTGCATCGCCATCGCCCGCGCGGCCAACTGGGGCCGCACCCTGGTCATCATGGACGAGCCGACCGCAGCGCTGGGCGTCCGGGAGACGGCGGCCGTGGAGGAGCTCATCGCCCGGCTCCGCGAGGCCTCGGTGACCGTGCTGCTGATCAGCCACGACATGGCGCAGGTGCTCCGGGTCGCCGACACCGCGTACGTACTGCGCCGAGGCCGAACCGCCGCGCGGCGGACCGTCTCCGCCACCACGGGTGACGAGCTGGTCGGGCTGATCACCGGGGCCGTGCAAGGGGACGCGCATGCCTGA
- the rbsD gene encoding D-ribose pyranase, whose protein sequence is MQRKGIIHRELAGLIAGLRHTDTFVISDAGLPLAPDTPVVDLGYRYGQSPFLDVVQTVLNEIVVEHSWVTDKIREVNPTVHTGLRSFGLDPEPIDHDEFKARVRDVKFAVRTGEDTFYANVLLRAGVPFTP, encoded by the coding sequence GTGCAGCGCAAGGGCATCATCCACCGCGAGCTGGCCGGGCTGATCGCCGGTCTCCGCCACACCGACACCTTCGTGATCAGCGACGCCGGGCTCCCCCTGGCACCCGACACCCCCGTCGTGGATCTCGGCTACCGGTACGGCCAATCCCCGTTCCTGGACGTCGTCCAGACCGTGCTCAACGAGATCGTCGTCGAGCACAGCTGGGTGACCGACAAGATCCGCGAGGTCAACCCCACCGTCCACACCGGCCTGCGCTCCTTCGGGCTCGACCCCGAACCCATCGACCACGACGAGTTCAAGGCCAGGGTCCGGGACGTCAAGTTCGCCGTACGGACGGGCGAGGACACCTTCTACGCCAACGTGCTCCTCCGCGCGGGGGTCCCCTTCACCCCGTGA
- a CDS encoding ribokinase: protein MPEAVPGTSPQVVVIGSVNIDHVVVADAFPSPGETLLGRTAYVTLGGKGANQAAAAASGGVRTAMIARVGEDAEADRARARLVAGGVDVEAVTTVPGAETGTAWITTAAGDNTIVVVAGANHQWPSEGDPTEGLGAQAAVVLAQLEIPLDVVRRAADACRGRFLLNAAPAAELPDDLIVRCDVLIVNEHEQAVVSGQLATDKDAEVTPDEASVRKAHDALRARGAKAVVTTLGEAGAIVTDADGVSTALPAVPATVVDTTGAGDAFAGVLAARLAAGDSLLDAARLGIAAGSLAVRVSGAPQQYAGLATLRALAPTTPPTEKD from the coding sequence ATGCCTGAGGCCGTGCCGGGTACGTCACCCCAGGTCGTGGTGATCGGCTCGGTGAACATCGACCACGTCGTCGTCGCCGACGCCTTCCCCTCCCCCGGCGAGACCCTCCTCGGCCGTACCGCGTACGTCACCCTCGGTGGCAAGGGCGCCAACCAGGCGGCCGCGGCGGCCTCCGGAGGCGTTCGTACGGCGATGATCGCCCGGGTGGGCGAGGACGCCGAGGCGGACCGGGCCCGTGCCCGGCTGGTCGCCGGCGGAGTGGACGTCGAGGCGGTGACCACGGTGCCCGGCGCCGAGACCGGTACCGCGTGGATCACCACGGCGGCCGGCGACAACACCATCGTGGTGGTCGCCGGCGCCAACCACCAGTGGCCCTCCGAGGGTGACCCCACCGAGGGCCTCGGGGCTCAAGCAGCCGTCGTACTGGCCCAGTTGGAGATCCCGCTGGACGTCGTCCGCCGCGCGGCGGACGCCTGCCGGGGACGGTTCCTCCTCAACGCCGCCCCCGCCGCCGAACTCCCCGACGACCTGATCGTCCGCTGTGACGTGCTCATCGTGAACGAGCACGAACAGGCGGTGGTGTCAGGCCAGTTGGCGACGGACAAAGATGCTGAGGTCACGCCGGACGAAGCGTCCGTACGGAAGGCGCACGACGCGCTGCGCGCCCGGGGTGCCAAGGCCGTGGTCACCACCCTGGGCGAGGCGGGCGCCATCGTCACCGACGCCGACGGCGTCTCCACGGCGCTCCCGGCCGTCCCCGCGACCGTCGTGGACACCACGGGCGCCGGTGACGCCTTCGCCGGAGTGCTCGCCGCCCGGCTCGCCGCCGGTGACTCGCTCCTGGACGCCGCACGCCTCGGCATCGCCGCGGGCTCCCTGGCCGTACGGGTCTCGGGTGCGCCCCAGCAGTACGCCGGCCTGGCCACGCTGCGCGCCCTCGCCCCCACCACTCCCCCTACCGAAAAGGACTGA
- a CDS encoding ABC transporter permease, whose protein sequence is MADTQAPGRLGLDFSVEAAARYAAPIGLGVVFLIFFIATPDFLTTSNISDLLVSASILLVLAMGQQLVVTVAGIDLSVGSNLPWSAAVLGYAYTSGWGLTVSVGLALLAGLAVGVVNGLLVARLNMTDFIVTLGSLSVVSGLTLLLTSGNTVPVNSDFLRALAINGIGPVRWFWVLAFVVAVLVGFLLYRTRTGTYLLSTGGNIEAARGVGIHVNRIRLIAYASSGLACGVAAVLFVARTGGADPSLQTDLLLSSIAAVVLGGSSLFGGKASVFGTVTGALLLQSLINGFTLLGISQYYQPIAVGTVVLGAAFISRFQK, encoded by the coding sequence ATGGCTGACACTCAGGCGCCGGGCCGGCTCGGCCTGGACTTCTCGGTCGAGGCGGCGGCACGCTACGCCGCCCCGATCGGGCTGGGCGTGGTGTTCCTCATCTTCTTCATCGCCACGCCCGACTTCCTCACGACGTCCAACATCAGCGACCTGCTGGTGTCGGCCTCGATCCTGCTGGTCCTCGCCATGGGCCAGCAGCTGGTGGTCACCGTCGCCGGTATCGACCTCTCGGTGGGCTCCAACCTGCCCTGGTCGGCGGCGGTCCTCGGGTACGCCTACACCAGTGGCTGGGGACTGACCGTGTCCGTCGGCCTGGCCCTGCTGGCCGGGCTGGCGGTGGGCGTGGTCAACGGTCTGCTGGTGGCCCGGCTGAACATGACCGACTTCATCGTCACCCTCGGCTCGCTCTCCGTGGTCAGCGGTCTCACCCTGCTGCTGACCAGCGGCAACACCGTCCCCGTGAACTCGGACTTCCTGCGCGCTCTGGCGATCAACGGCATCGGCCCGGTGCGCTGGTTCTGGGTACTGGCCTTCGTGGTGGCCGTGCTGGTGGGCTTCCTTCTCTACCGCACCCGTACCGGCACCTATCTGCTGTCGACCGGCGGCAACATCGAGGCCGCGCGGGGCGTGGGCATCCACGTCAACCGTATCCGGCTGATCGCGTACGCGAGTTCCGGGCTGGCCTGCGGGGTCGCGGCCGTGCTGTTCGTGGCCCGCACGGGCGGCGCCGACCCCAGCCTCCAGACCGACCTGCTGCTCAGCTCCATCGCGGCGGTGGTCCTCGGCGGGTCCAGCCTGTTCGGCGGGAAGGCCTCCGTGTTCGGCACGGTGACCGGCGCGTTGCTGCTCCAGAGCCTCATCAACGGGTTCACCCTGCTCGGCATCTCGCAGTACTACCAGCCCATCGCGGTCGGCACCGTCGTACTCGGCGCGGCCTTCATCTCCCGGTTCCAGAAGTAG